In Thermofilum pendens Hrk 5, the sequence AAGTACTACGATCTTATTGTCCAAGCCTAGTTTTCTTCTAAGAGCTCTAGCCCTGTTTTTAATTTCCTCGTTTATGTCGACGTAGCTTGCATTCGGTGCTACGAAAATCCTTCCCTTCTCGACTCCTATGTTCTTGTAAAACTCTTTGGATAGCGTGCCAGGTACTATGAGCGCATCGGCTTTTAGTGCCACCGTACGTGAGAAAGGCCATAGAAGATTTGAAAGGAGGCTGCTGTGCCAGAACCACCTCTCTTCCCACAGGATAAACTTCGCTCTTAGCATCTTGGAGGTAAGAAAGGCTATTAGCGTGCTGGGGTACGTTGAGTCGCCGGCAATTACTAGATGTGGTCTCTGCTTTAACAAGTGGAATAAAAGTGTGACTGGAAGCCTTATCCCTTTTATCCTAGGTCCTTTATTTATCACGAAGTCTAGTTCTTTTTCCGGTTTCTTCACGTATTCGTAGACATCATCGAAGAAGAATTTTACATGAAAAACTCTGCTTAGTGCTTTAAATAGGGGAACCCTATAGTGGATGTAGTAGTTGTGTACGAATGCTATTCTAAGCTTTTTGCAGTATTTTCCTTTATGCGAGAATTCCTGTACCTGTTTCACGAAACTTGCACCTTATAGATTGCTTCGTGAAGCATTTTCTCTATTTTTCCCACGACTACCTCTAAGTCGTAGTTCCTAACTATATATTCTCTAATTTTTTTGTTCAAGTTATAGTACTCTTGAGGCGAGCTTTCCCAAAGCCGGTAACACTCTTCTATCGCTGACACAAAGCCACGGACGTCCTCTGCGTCGACCAGCCTCCCGGTTACTCCATCCCTTACTATGTCGAGTACTCCAGGGATCTTTGAGGCGACGGCAGGTAGCCCGCAGGCTTGAGCCTCGAGAAGGCTTAGGGGCATACCCTCAGATCTGGAGGGTAGTAGGAACAAGTTTGCTTCCCTATAAATGCTCGGCATGTTTTCATGCTTCACGTATCCTAGGAATACTACATTTTGGTATTTTTGAGCAAGCTTCTTAATGTCTTCCTCGAGGGGGCCTGAACCTACTATTGTAAACTTCACGTCGTGTAAATTTAGCTCATCGTTAATGAGGTAAATAATTCGCAGTAGGGTGTCTACACCTTTATCTTTTAAGAGTCTTCCTACAAAGACGATATTAAAGTCCTCGGAGGCAGAGGGGTCCCTGCACAGTTGGAATGTGCTCGTATCCACTCCATTGGGTATGAACTCGATCTTTTCCTCCGGTATCCCGTGGCTCTTTAGGAAGTTGCGCTGGAACCTGTTGAGCACATGTAGCTTGTCGAAGCTGTTGAACGCCGCTATGTAGAGCGGGGTGTAGAGACGCGCTAGGACGTTGTCTGCGAGCATGCAGTGGAAGACGGCAACTGCTGGCACGCTTAGCGCCTTGGACTTTTTCAGGAGGGATACTGTTAGCTCGTTGGGGGAGTACGCGGGGATGTAGAGGACGTCGTACTGCTTCGAGGGCTTGACTAGGCAACGGGGATCCACTACTGGGAAGCCTCTCGGCAGTTTTATGTAGCCGCACTTGTGTAGCTCAGCGCCGCGGTCTAGGAGCTTCGACTCGTTGCCCGCGCTGGTAGCCGGGTGCGGCGCCCAGTTGATATGCAGGACTCCGACCTCGTGCCCTCTTTTGCTGAGCCTCGTTAGCACTTCTACTGCGAATCTTTCGCCGCCACCTGGGTAATCGATGTTTGCTGGGTTGACGTAAAGGATTTTCATTGAATACTTCCAGCATTATTTCTCCTACAGCAGGCTAGCGTATCGTAGAGTCTGGCGAACTCCCTTGCAATAATGTTGATGTCGTAGCGCTCGGCTCTCTTTCTCAGTGTTTTCTCCTCGAAGGTATAGCTGTTGAACCTGACTATAGCTCTGGCCAGCACTCTTACGTCATCCTTTGGCACAAGTATGCCTGTTGCACCGTGCTCCACGACTTCGTTGAGCGGTGGTATGTCGTAGGCTATTACTGGTACTCCGGCGGCGAGCGCTTCTATGAGCACGATGCCGAATCCCTCGGGGTACCCGAGGTGGATCAGCGCCTGAGCTTTTGAAAGCAGACTCAGCTTTTCCTCTTCGCTTACTGATCCCAGCAACTGAACGTTCCTAACGAGTGAAAACTTTCTTATGAGCTGGGCTAGGTACGGTCGTAGAGGCCCCTCGCCCACTATGAGAAGCTTGGCGTTGGGCTCTGCCTTGGCTACCGCTTTGAAGGCTACTATCGCGTGGTCGTAGTGCTTCCTTTTCTCCAGCCTTCCCACCATGATGAAGGTGTTTTCCTCTGGATCTCTGCGTACCGAGAGGTACTTCCCAGTATCTATGCCCGGAGGGATCACAACGATGCCGCCCTTCCTCACGGCTCTGAGCGAGGCTAGCTTTTGCCTGACGCTCTTTGAGACTGTAAGTACGACGGTGCAGGGGCTGTTGACCTCGAATACATCCTGTACCGCTACCTTGGCGAGCTTGGGTATCACCCCGGAGAATTGCGCTGTTTCTTCGAGGTGATGTATTGAACATACTTTTGGCACACTATTTACAATAAACCAGGGTATTAAGTTGGGAAAATGGTTGTTGAAGTGTAGGATTAACTCTTCCTCACCGGTGCACTTAACTATTCTTTTGAGCATTTTCGTCGATAAATTCAGAAATTTTACTGCATTCTCGGGTTGTGCTGATGGAAGATCATCCCGGTACACATTAAGATTCAAAATTCTTACATAATCTTCCTTTT encodes:
- a CDS encoding glycosyltransferase family 4 protein, whose product is MKQVQEFSHKGKYCKKLRIAFVHNYYIHYRVPLFKALSRVFHVKFFFDDVYEYVKKPEKELDFVINKGPRIKGIRLPVTLLFHLLKQRPHLVIAGDSTYPSTLIAFLTSKMLRAKFILWEERWFWHSSLLSNLLWPFSRTVALKADALIVPGTLSKEFYKNIGVEKGRIFVAPNASYVDINEEIKNRARALRRKLGLDNKIVVLYIGRVIPLKGVHLILKALTKINEYNLHLLIPGTFVDPWYKRLLDDIVKASKLESKVTMLSLKFVRVEDRGIYYELADIVCYPSYYEAWGMVVNEAAYAGKPVISTRTCAAAYDILFGHPELVIPPGNVEELAKSLKLLAMDANKRKAIGMELKRLISEKYSYEEMLKGFLKAIKYTLVNQLTEQSQNKLD
- a CDS encoding glycosyltransferase family 4 protein, whose protein sequence is MKILYVNPANIDYPGGGERFAVEVLTRLSKRGHEVGVLHINWAPHPATSAGNESKLLDRGAELHKCGYIKLPRGFPVVDPRCLVKPSKQYDVLYIPAYSPNELTVSLLKKSKALSVPAVAVFHCMLADNVLARLYTPLYIAAFNSFDKLHVLNRFQRNFLKSHGIPEEKIEFIPNGVDTSTFQLCRDPSASEDFNIVFVGRLLKDKGVDTLLRIIYLINDELNLHDVKFTIVGSGPLEEDIKKLAQKYQNVVFLGYVKHENMPSIYREANLFLLPSRSEGMPLSLLEAQACGLPAVASKIPGVLDIVRDGVTGRLVDAEDVRGFVSAIEECYRLWESSPQEYYNLNKKIREYIVRNYDLEVVVGKIEKMLHEAIYKVQVS
- a CDS encoding glycosyltransferase family 4 protein; amino-acid sequence: MRETRIIFLTDYLTTKSGGVGFLYEVMKKIAGKYRIDIIAGRVEESLQKEDYVRILNLNVYRDDLPSAQPENAVKFLNLSTKMLKRIVKCTGEEELILHFNNHFPNLIPWFIVNSVPKVCSIHHLEETAQFSGVIPKLAKVAVQDVFEVNSPCTVVLTVSKSVRQKLASLRAVRKGGIVVIPPGIDTGKYLSVRRDPEENTFIMVGRLEKRKHYDHAIVAFKAVAKAEPNAKLLIVGEGPLRPYLAQLIRKFSLVRNVQLLGSVSEEEKLSLLSKAQALIHLGYPEGFGIVLIEALAAGVPVIAYDIPPLNEVVEHGATGILVPKDDVRVLARAIVRFNSYTFEEKTLRKRAERYDINIIAREFARLYDTLACCRRNNAGSIQ